A window from Leptothermofonsia sichuanensis E412 encodes these proteins:
- a CDS encoding DUF1565 domain-containing protein yields the protein MTDPLLANSPNRVQPNASINIAQLPLGATVIHVNPASGQDIPNAGSQALPFRTVTYALQQAQAGMVVQLERGSYTHHTGEVFPLIIPPGVTLVGEEATKGQTVALIGGGILISPTFARQNVTILAGKDTEIRGISVTNPNVRGTGIWIESTNPKIKHCTFSNSHREGIFVTGTGNPNIEKNVFTQNGGNGISIASNARGEIHDNLFQNTGFGLAIGGNSAPLVSGNQIIENVDGVYINDAARPILRKNLIENNRRDGVVATTKAQPDLGNAESSGDNTIRGNRQYDLNNVTPGILYSVGNALNPERVKGAIQFTAPVAAGGQSVFRDVQGHWAQAYIDALAKQGIISGFPDGTFRPGDPVTRAQFAAIITRAFAPTPKQPRLEFRDVSSAFWGYQAIQTTVQGGFMKGYPEGVFQPEQPIPRVQALVSLVAGLGFSGGSHDVLARYQDGGQVPSWATGAIAAATERKIVVNYPSLSLLNPNRNASRADVAAFVYQALVNAGKVEAISSPYIVSDRGVGTLLNSPMN from the coding sequence ATGACCGATCCACTCCTGGCAAATAGTCCAAACCGGGTCCAACCCAACGCTTCCATCAACATTGCTCAACTTCCCCTGGGGGCAACGGTTATCCACGTTAATCCGGCGTCAGGACAGGATATTCCTAATGCGGGTAGTCAGGCTCTCCCCTTCCGCACTGTGACCTATGCCCTTCAGCAGGCTCAAGCTGGAATGGTCGTGCAACTGGAACGGGGTAGTTACACCCACCACACTGGCGAAGTTTTCCCACTGATCATTCCTCCCGGTGTGACGCTGGTTGGGGAAGAAGCAACCAAAGGGCAGACTGTCGCCCTGATTGGGGGCGGAATTCTCATCAGTCCTACGTTTGCCCGTCAAAATGTCACCATCCTGGCGGGAAAGGATACGGAGATTCGGGGTATCTCTGTTACCAATCCCAATGTGCGGGGAACTGGCATCTGGATAGAGTCCACCAACCCTAAAATCAAGCACTGTACCTTCTCCAATAGCCATCGTGAAGGCATCTTTGTGACGGGTACAGGGAATCCCAATATTGAGAAAAATGTGTTTACTCAAAATGGCGGCAATGGCATCTCAATTGCCAGCAATGCCAGAGGGGAAATTCATGACAACCTGTTTCAGAATACAGGATTTGGGCTGGCGATCGGTGGCAACTCTGCCCCTTTAGTCTCCGGCAACCAGATTATTGAGAATGTGGATGGAGTTTACATTAACGACGCTGCCCGCCCCATCCTGCGGAAAAATTTAATTGAAAACAACAGGCGAGATGGCGTTGTAGCCACAACAAAGGCTCAACCCGACCTGGGGAATGCTGAAAGCTCTGGTGACAATACCATTCGTGGAAATCGCCAGTACGATCTGAACAATGTTACCCCAGGGATCCTCTATTCCGTTGGCAATGCCCTGAATCCTGAGCGAGTCAAGGGAGCTATCCAATTTACGGCTCCAGTAGCGGCTGGTGGACAGAGTGTCTTTCGAGATGTCCAGGGCCACTGGGCGCAGGCTTATATTGATGCTCTGGCAAAGCAGGGCATCATCAGTGGCTTCCCAGATGGTACCTTTCGACCTGGAGATCCGGTCACCCGGGCGCAGTTTGCCGCCATCATTACCAGAGCATTTGCACCCACGCCTAAACAACCCCGCTTGGAATTCAGGGATGTCTCCTCTGCCTTTTGGGGTTACCAGGCAATTCAAACTACGGTCCAGGGAGGATTTATGAAGGGCTATCCAGAGGGGGTGTTTCAGCCCGAACAGCCCATTCCCAGAGTCCAGGCACTGGTTTCTCTGGTGGCTGGACTCGGTTTCAGTGGGGGAAGTCATGATGTTCTGGCTCGCTACCAGGATGGAGGGCAAGTTCCATCCTGGGCAACCGGGGCGATCGCCGCTGCGACCGAGCGCAAAATTGTAGTCAACTACCCCAGCCTGAGTTTGTTAAACCCCAACCGCAACGCCAGTCGAGCAGACGTAGCTGCGTTTGTCTATCAGGCACTGGTCAATGCAGGCAAAGTAGAAGCGATTTCGTCCCCTTATATTGTGAGCGATAGAGGGGTGGGGACACTGCTGAATAGCCCTATGAATTGA
- a CDS encoding EAL domain-containing protein gives MSRQLVSRILKHPVVVASILITGLTLAVRQAGGLQTLELMAFDQMMRQCPDAGRDQRLLIVSITEEDIRTQKRWPISDEVVAQLLENLQQYQPRVIGLDLYRDLPQLPGEGALRKQLQAPNVITVKLLGDHDSIGVPPPPDIPEHRVGFSDILLDPDAVVRRNLLYAESETEKLYSFSLRLSLAYLKPLNQSMQVMTDYLQIGNTRFFPLNHNSGGYQRLDDLGYQVLLNYRTPSDIARKVTLTQVLSGAIRPDWVKDKLVLIGTTAPSAKDLFLTPFNLTGAESPKTSGVVVHAQMVSQILGTVLDGRSLFWYWPDPVEMLWIWGWSLVGGALGWRFRHPFALAGGIAAVGLGLVVICQGAFMGAGWLPFVPAVITLVSTGTGVVVYRMLHDTFHDDLTGLPNRALFMKQLRSAIARYKNMPHSPSDPESPTVAVLFLGLDGFKVINDSFGHRLGDQLLVVTTQRLKSCLKPIDKLARVGGDEFAILRPDIKTTDEVTYLADQLQQRVTLPYRLNGQEVFTTASVGIVLGQANSDYEPEDILRDAHTAMHRAKESGKARHKVFVTGMRDQVMTRLQLETDLRRAIERQEFQLHYQPIVCLETGKVAGFEALVRWHHPQRGLVSPIEFIPVAEETDLILPLSRWIIQEACNQIRCWQKQFPKDPPLLVSVNFSGRQFSQTNLVEQIEQTLQETDIDGRTLKLEITETTAMTDVESTIALLQRLKSLNLQLSIDDFGTGYSSLSYLHRFPTNTIKVDRSFVSRMGDGSEDAQIVQTIIMLGHNLGMDIVAEGVETAEQLAQLRSLQCEFGQGYFFSKPLTAAQAEALLKRDPQW, from the coding sequence ATGAGCCGCCAACTGGTGTCTCGAATCCTGAAACATCCTGTTGTTGTGGCCAGTATTTTGATCACAGGACTGACGCTTGCTGTGAGGCAGGCAGGTGGACTGCAAACGCTGGAACTGATGGCGTTTGACCAGATGATGCGGCAGTGCCCTGATGCCGGGCGTGACCAGCGGTTGTTGATTGTATCTATTACGGAAGAGGATATTCGGACTCAAAAGCGCTGGCCCATTTCAGATGAAGTGGTCGCTCAATTACTGGAAAACCTTCAGCAATACCAGCCCAGAGTGATTGGGTTGGATCTTTATCGGGACTTGCCCCAATTACCGGGGGAGGGGGCATTACGAAAGCAGCTTCAAGCCCCGAATGTGATAACCGTCAAGCTGTTAGGCGATCACGATAGCATTGGAGTGCCGCCGCCACCGGACATCCCTGAGCATCGGGTCGGGTTCAGTGATATTCTGCTGGATCCAGACGCAGTGGTACGGCGAAATTTGCTCTATGCCGAATCAGAGACCGAAAAGCTTTATTCGTTTTCCCTCAGGCTGAGCCTTGCCTACCTGAAACCATTGAACCAATCCATGCAGGTAATGACTGACTATCTGCAAATTGGTAATACCCGTTTTTTCCCGTTAAACCATAACTCTGGGGGCTATCAGAGACTGGATGATCTGGGCTATCAAGTTTTGCTGAACTACCGGACTCCCAGTGATATCGCCCGCAAGGTAACCCTGACCCAGGTTTTGAGTGGGGCGATCAGACCTGACTGGGTAAAAGACAAGTTGGTATTAATTGGTACAACGGCTCCCAGTGCGAAAGATTTATTCCTCACCCCCTTTAACCTCACAGGGGCTGAAAGTCCCAAGACGTCTGGAGTCGTGGTCCACGCGCAGATGGTTAGTCAGATTTTGGGGACGGTGCTGGATGGGCGATCGCTCTTCTGGTACTGGCCGGACCCGGTTGAAATGCTCTGGATCTGGGGCTGGTCTCTGGTGGGTGGCGCTCTAGGTTGGCGCTTCCGCCACCCCTTTGCTCTGGCGGGTGGGATAGCCGCCGTAGGACTGGGATTGGTCGTGATTTGCCAGGGTGCATTTATGGGCGCGGGATGGTTACCCTTTGTACCGGCTGTCATCACACTGGTTAGCACCGGAACAGGGGTGGTCGTCTACCGGATGCTCCATGACACGTTTCATGATGACTTAACGGGCTTGCCGAATCGTGCTCTGTTCATGAAGCAACTGCGGTCGGCGATCGCTCGCTACAAAAACATGCCCCATTCCCCATCCGATCCAGAATCCCCAACTGTGGCTGTTCTGTTCCTGGGACTGGATGGATTCAAGGTCATTAACGATAGTTTTGGGCATCGCCTGGGTGATCAATTACTGGTTGTGACGACTCAACGGTTAAAAAGCTGCCTGAAACCGATAGATAAGCTTGCCAGGGTGGGGGGGGATGAGTTTGCCATCCTGCGGCCAGATATCAAGACAACGGATGAAGTCACCTATCTGGCAGACCAGCTCCAGCAGCGCGTTACGTTGCCTTACAGACTCAATGGGCAGGAGGTGTTTACCACTGCCAGTGTGGGGATTGTTTTGGGTCAAGCCAATTCTGACTATGAGCCAGAGGACATTTTACGAGATGCGCACACGGCCATGCACCGGGCAAAGGAGTCTGGTAAAGCCCGCCATAAGGTGTTTGTCACCGGGATGCGGGATCAGGTAATGACCCGCTTGCAGCTTGAAACTGATTTGCGTCGTGCAATTGAACGTCAGGAATTTCAACTCCACTATCAGCCCATTGTTTGCCTGGAAACCGGCAAAGTCGCTGGCTTTGAAGCGCTGGTGCGCTGGCACCACCCCCAACGGGGACTGGTTTCTCCGATTGAGTTCATCCCGGTGGCGGAAGAAACCGACCTCATTCTTCCCCTCAGCCGATGGATTATCCAGGAAGCCTGTAACCAGATCAGATGCTGGCAAAAACAGTTTCCGAAAGATCCTCCTTTACTGGTCAGTGTGAATTTTTCGGGGAGACAGTTTTCCCAGACCAATCTGGTGGAACAGATTGAGCAGACGCTTCAGGAAACAGACATTGATGGGCGCACACTAAAACTAGAAATTACTGAAACCACAGCCATGACGGATGTGGAATCCACCATAGCCCTGCTGCAACGGTTAAAGTCTCTGAACCTGCAACTCAGTATTGATGACTTCGGGACGGGTTACTCTTCCCTCAGTTACCTGCACCGCTTTCCCACGAACACCATTAAAGTGGATCGGTCTTTTGTTAGCCGGATGGGTGACGGTAGCGAAGATGCTCAAATTGTCCAGACCATCATTATGCTGGGACACAACCTGGGTATGGATATTGTGGCAGAAGGGGTGGAAACCGCTGAACAACTGGCTCAGTTGAGATCGCTCCAGTGCGAATTTGGTCAGGGTTATTTCTTTTCCAAACCGCTGACGGCGGCTCAAGCA
- a CDS encoding molybdopterin molybdotransferase MoeA, with product MLSVAQAEALILGLVQPFNPEQDSEALNVSGNVSGARGRILARPVTSTLNFPHWDNSAMDGYAVRFEDIQDCSPEHPVTLEIVEEIPAGYQPQRVIGKGQAARILTGSVMPSGADTVVMQENAQRVGNQVTLQIAPSPGAFVRRQGEFYTAGDPLLPAGLVLQAPEIAVLAAAQCAQVRVYRQPRVAILSTGNELVEIDQPLQPGQIVDSNQYALAALVAQTGALPQGLGRVPDDPASLKQAVAEAIASADVVLSSGGVSVGDYDYVEEILASLGGEIHIRAVAIKPGKPLTVATFSRQPETGTTLSIPPSSSPLLYFGLPGNPVSALVTCWRFVQPALRKLAGMPQSGWGPTFVTAKTRTRLSSDGKRESYLWGCLSLVNGQFEFDLVRGSHSSGNLINLAGTNGLAVLPIGKTQVQAGELVTVMLVGSP from the coding sequence ATGTTGAGTGTTGCCCAAGCCGAAGCGCTGATTCTGGGGCTGGTTCAGCCCTTCAATCCAGAGCAAGATAGTGAGGCTTTAAATGTATCAGGAAATGTATCAGGAGCGAGGGGACGCATTTTAGCCCGACCTGTCACCAGTACGCTCAATTTCCCCCACTGGGACAACTCCGCCATGGATGGCTACGCCGTCCGGTTTGAAGATATCCAGGATTGCTCGCCGGAACATCCTGTCACCCTGGAAATCGTAGAAGAGATCCCAGCAGGGTATCAGCCCCAGCGGGTGATAGGCAAAGGACAGGCTGCCCGTATCTTGACGGGTTCGGTGATGCCGTCTGGAGCAGATACGGTTGTGATGCAGGAAAACGCCCAGCGGGTGGGAAACCAGGTTACCCTCCAGATAGCTCCCAGTCCAGGTGCATTTGTTCGACGGCAGGGAGAGTTTTACACAGCAGGGGATCCCCTGTTACCAGCAGGGCTGGTACTCCAGGCTCCGGAAATAGCGGTATTGGCTGCCGCTCAGTGTGCCCAGGTTAGGGTTTATCGCCAGCCACGGGTCGCCATTCTCTCGACCGGCAATGAGTTAGTTGAGATTGACCAGCCACTCCAGCCCGGTCAGATTGTAGATTCCAACCAGTATGCGCTGGCTGCCCTGGTGGCCCAAACGGGTGCCCTACCCCAGGGGCTGGGTCGGGTACCCGATGATCCCGCAAGCCTGAAACAAGCCGTCGCTGAAGCGATCGCCTCGGCTGATGTTGTCCTTTCCTCTGGGGGCGTCTCCGTGGGGGACTATGACTACGTTGAAGAAATCCTGGCATCCCTGGGCGGCGAAATCCATATCCGGGCAGTGGCCATTAAACCAGGCAAACCCTTAACCGTTGCAACCTTCAGCCGCCAGCCAGAAACAGGAACTACTCTATCCATCCCTCCTTCCTCTTCTCCCCTGCTTTACTTCGGACTTCCTGGCAACCCCGTCTCTGCCCTGGTCACCTGTTGGCGATTTGTCCAGCCAGCACTCCGAAAACTGGCTGGGATGCCCCAATCTGGTTGGGGACCGACGTTTGTGACCGCTAAAACCCGGACCAGGTTAAGTTCCGATGGTAAGCGGGAATCCTACCTCTGGGGTTGTCTGTCCCTGGTCAATGGGCAGTTTGAATTTGATCTTGTGAGGGGCAGCCATAGCTCCGGCAACCTGATCAATCTGGCAGGGACAAATGGGCTGGCAGTTTTGCCCATTGGTAAGACGCAGGTTCAGGCAGGAGAATTGGTGACGGTCATGCTGGTTGGTTCACCGTAG
- a CDS encoding class I SAM-dependent methyltransferase: MIHSFSVIVPVLNKENEIIRTLESVEASIAYFFEHYTAHPVEAEVVVVNEGSSDRTPELVSQFIQDKPHYKLIAHSARVSAGAARNTGAKIAKGDILFFCDGDDLYFKPHIYLCFQVLNHDPLQHPNASFMLTTDQGAKTIHLPNQFVGVVRTGVYMKDPIHPYWKGAIENTLPQNLCIRRDCHEFVEGYPEARIPYNQIGCEDISYDLWIARFFKLVKIDLETVEYIRYPGNAFDRQLKKFQTPPEQYQDDPPPETRELHNIRQQIEQERLTYLLEKFRRIEKTPELLSVLNWQSLGTEYLNKNCYQEAILLFQQGLTTEPNHPTARNLLAAAYNNLGSLLRSKGEIDQAVDSFQRALETQPTLAKSDLAKIHFNLATSLRDQKCYAQALDQLQRALDLEPDLAEAKAELPKLKYQAQIGERGFVFSQDWFSINLPVWEHFLARLRHMPDLRVLEIGSWEGRSTCWLIEHILTHPSARITCVDPFEGSVEHQVICTEADLQTIEQRFDFNIAKTGAPEKVRKVVGASQLVLRSLIPDSFHLAYIDGSHIASDVLEDAILTWRLVKVGGVIIFDDYGYMFPPGIAEDPPRIAIDAFLKIFEKKVKVMHQGYQVLLEKVAE; this comes from the coding sequence ATGATCCACTCGTTTTCGGTGATTGTTCCGGTCTTGAATAAAGAAAACGAGATTATCCGCACTCTGGAAAGTGTAGAAGCCAGTATTGCGTACTTTTTTGAACACTACACGGCCCATCCAGTTGAGGCAGAGGTTGTGGTTGTCAATGAAGGATCGAGCGATCGCACCCCCGAATTGGTAAGTCAGTTCATCCAGGACAAACCCCATTACAAACTGATCGCTCATTCGGCACGGGTGAGTGCAGGTGCCGCCAGAAATACCGGTGCCAAAATTGCTAAGGGCGACATTTTATTCTTCTGCGATGGAGATGATCTGTACTTTAAACCGCACATCTACCTCTGCTTTCAGGTATTAAACCATGACCCGCTGCAACACCCCAATGCATCCTTTATGCTGACAACGGATCAGGGCGCAAAAACCATTCATTTACCAAATCAATTTGTGGGGGTTGTGCGCACCGGGGTTTATATGAAAGACCCGATTCATCCCTACTGGAAAGGGGCCATTGAAAACACGTTGCCTCAGAACTTATGTATCCGGCGGGATTGCCATGAATTTGTTGAAGGCTATCCTGAGGCTCGGATTCCTTACAATCAAATCGGCTGTGAAGACATCAGCTATGACCTCTGGATTGCCAGATTCTTCAAATTAGTCAAAATTGACCTGGAAACGGTTGAATATATTCGTTATCCCGGCAATGCGTTTGACAGACAGCTTAAGAAATTTCAAACCCCCCCAGAACAGTACCAGGATGATCCCCCCCCTGAAACCAGGGAGTTGCACAACATCCGCCAACAAATTGAGCAGGAAAGACTTACTTATTTACTTGAAAAATTCCGGCGAATTGAAAAGACCCCTGAATTGCTGTCGGTTCTAAACTGGCAGTCGTTGGGCACTGAATATCTAAACAAGAATTGCTACCAGGAGGCAATCCTGCTATTTCAGCAGGGGCTGACCACCGAACCCAATCACCCAACGGCCAGAAATCTACTGGCGGCTGCCTATAACAATCTTGGTTCCCTTTTGCGGAGCAAAGGTGAGATTGACCAGGCAGTTGATTCCTTCCAGCGAGCACTTGAGACGCAGCCAACACTGGCTAAATCTGATCTGGCTAAGATTCACTTTAATCTGGCAACCAGTTTGAGAGATCAAAAATGCTACGCCCAGGCTCTGGACCAATTACAGCGTGCATTAGATCTGGAACCCGATCTGGCAGAAGCAAAGGCTGAACTGCCAAAGCTAAAATACCAAGCACAAATTGGCGAACGGGGATTTGTTTTTTCCCAGGATTGGTTCAGTATTAACCTGCCCGTATGGGAACACTTTTTAGCCCGGTTGAGGCACATGCCTGACCTGCGGGTATTGGAGATTGGCAGTTGGGAGGGGCGCTCTACCTGCTGGCTGATTGAACATATTTTGACCCATCCGTCTGCTCGCATCACCTGTGTTGACCCCTTTGAAGGAAGCGTGGAACATCAGGTGATCTGTACAGAAGCCGATCTGCAAACCATTGAGCAGCGCTTTGATTTTAATATTGCCAAAACGGGCGCTCCAGAAAAAGTAAGAAAGGTGGTAGGGGCATCGCAGTTGGTATTGCGATCGCTGATTCCAGACTCATTTCACCTGGCGTATATCGACGGTTCTCACATTGCCAGTGATGTGTTAGAAGATGCAATTTTAACCTGGCGTCTGGTTAAGGTGGGTGGTGTAATCATTTTTGATGATTATGGATATATGTTTCCGCCGGGGATTGCGGAAGATCCGCCCCGGATTGCGATCGACGCTTTTCTAAAAATCTTTGAAAAGAAAGTCAAGGTGATGCACCAGGGGTATCAGGTTTTACTTGAAAAAGTGGCTGAATAA
- a CDS encoding alpha/beta hydrolase, translating into MGFLRRSHVVLAGLLAAVGTFFYSTSSLAAEKVVFKYGMFRRSVPVAVLAEFAETGDPSLIRGYGLSEQDAQQVRTALTQPVAIDPGWLDRGLNNPIGAALLDEVGQTIHAPARSASREALRSALVLSAADDGQITLLEVIQKYPTREVYVDGKRLASTYNQIAQFEGQVRKVLSVLDLLK; encoded by the coding sequence ATGGGTTTTCTACGTCGATCGCACGTTGTCCTGGCAGGTTTACTGGCTGCCGTCGGCACGTTCTTCTACAGCACCAGCAGTCTGGCGGCTGAAAAAGTCGTATTCAAGTACGGAATGTTTCGCCGATCGGTTCCTGTAGCAGTTCTGGCTGAGTTTGCAGAGACCGGCGATCCCTCCTTAATCAGGGGCTACGGACTTTCAGAGCAGGATGCTCAACAAGTTCGCACAGCTCTGACCCAGCCAGTGGCAATTGATCCCGGCTGGCTAGATCGGGGATTAAACAACCCGATTGGGGCAGCCCTCCTGGATGAAGTGGGCCAGACAATCCATGCCCCAGCCAGAAGCGCCAGTCGAGAGGCACTGCGATCCGCGCTGGTGCTTTCTGCGGCTGATGATGGACAGATAACCCTTCTGGAAGTGATTCAGAAATACCCGACACGGGAAGTATATGTAGATGGCAAACGTCTTGCCAGTACCTACAATCAGATTGCTCAGTTTGAGGGACAGGTTCGCAAAGTCCTGAGTGTGCTTGATCTACTCAAGTAA